A window from Deltaproteobacteria bacterium encodes these proteins:
- a CDS encoding type II and III secretion system protein: MLRPLMVSGFALGLVWQGTASATACDSSYEKTIPYSQPIVEKVGKLSVSNLITLRYDCSSFLAEATGGVEAGFFGVKADLINGKVAADTTAAGSHLRASALVLGYEIAHQDLDVGTVYRHTFRPDHDIDLAQTTTIQIGPVPVPVRYGIQGNAELAVDAGARNFGVELAATPRVHATGYVQSNVDLEIVYGAAKGQLLLADTALRNAIGVHFSPNAEQPSIKFDAVGDIELEALQGSVTGKLAARLGKDEKEYSKTLVDWQGYNVNRKMYAESGKIADLPAVPAKSDKKLARK, from the coding sequence ATGCTACGTCCACTGATGGTGAGCGGATTCGCCTTGGGTTTAGTTTGGCAGGGGACTGCGAGTGCAACCGCCTGTGATAGCTCTTACGAGAAGACCATTCCCTATAGCCAGCCTATTGTGGAAAAGGTCGGTAAGCTGAGCGTCAGTAATCTGATCACCCTCCGCTATGATTGCAGTAGCTTTCTGGCCGAAGCTACGGGAGGTGTCGAGGCTGGATTTTTTGGTGTCAAAGCCGATCTGATTAACGGCAAGGTTGCTGCCGACACCACCGCGGCCGGCTCCCACCTGCGTGCTAGCGCCTTGGTGCTGGGTTATGAGATTGCGCACCAGGATCTCGATGTCGGTACGGTATACCGTCACACGTTTAGGCCAGACCATGATATCGACTTGGCGCAAACGACAACCATTCAAATCGGTCCCGTCCCGGTGCCTGTGCGTTATGGGATCCAAGGTAATGCCGAACTTGCCGTTGATGCAGGGGCGCGTAATTTTGGAGTCGAGCTAGCGGCAACGCCGCGCGTCCACGCAACAGGCTACGTTCAGTCCAATGTTGATTTAGAGATTGTTTACGGTGCCGCTAAGGGTCAGCTACTTTTAGCCGATACTGCTCTGCGCAATGCGATTGGCGTACACTTCTCTCCGAATGCAGAGCAACCCAGTATCAAATTTGATGCCGTCGGCGATATCGAGCTCGAAGCTCTGCAAGGGTCAGTCACGGGTAAGCTCGCGGCGCGCCTTGGCAAAGACGAGAAGGAATACAGCAAGACCCTAGTTGATTGGCAGGGCTACAACGTCAACCGCAAAATGTATGCAGAGAGCGGCAAGATTGCCGATCTTCCAGCCGTGCCTGCAAAGAGCGACAAGAAGCTTGCACGCAAGTAA
- a CDS encoding HEAT repeat domain-containing protein, giving the protein MKQRYFILTVCATAAALSGLYFSVSHESVSDKDSGDQTASLATLTPESQPTKQRSHEPSKRADLIAPGTVLSYDISYGGRIGESRYLLSGNFTLAVLTSGDLQGPQVGPQVGPQVGPQVGPQVGPQVGWVRLTAQNVPDAMTAVMPELQAGTYVLLNTAGFGFSVPDAAELKRHGLGASNQTHTALVFWRALGERLTVAFPASQQNDLQHQETRSDVKVTARYGYSGSCQSLGDAPIAFEKSWHSATRDSQVDGARIIDGRAKGELVPHCGGLAHLELRESEAFSRSDRRLIGETNLTLHLVDASNKTVAALNSELMNQRTPDQGTSDSMLTMDHAIDTAQVGDLDESQLLAVLRQQGGRDPLTQDQYLQLKSWLALHPSSIARLRQSMADYPLDDARVRGFVKALGAVGSDLAQETLVTMAREHAANTDFTSRVLTTLGFVAHPSVEATRAVVAFAGEHGDQQLVQRAKLAAGIMGSHLRQSDAAMDQTRAADLESTMDQWLASAASDNERYDALAALGNLGPQQLAPIMKHLSDSSSAAVREEAYFALRAARDSGVVEFLRRSYEGATGPDAAKDQAAVVRALAARPPDEAWFRVVSDLAGKSLASGDAMALGGALARAQDSGNQSQVTKLLESLSQHASDPATREQLTELRRGLAH; this is encoded by the coding sequence ATGAAGCAGCGTTATTTCATATTGACGGTTTGCGCGACTGCGGCGGCTCTCTCTGGTCTCTACTTCTCGGTCTCACATGAGAGCGTCAGCGATAAAGATAGTGGCGACCAAACCGCCAGCCTTGCGACTCTGACACCGGAGTCGCAACCCACCAAGCAGCGATCACACGAGCCATCCAAGCGGGCAGACCTCATCGCGCCAGGCACGGTGCTTAGCTACGACATCAGTTACGGTGGTCGCATCGGCGAAAGCCGTTACTTACTTTCTGGCAATTTTACGTTAGCAGTGCTTACGAGCGGCGATCTCCAAGGTCCTCAAGTAGGCCCTCAAGTAGGTCCTCAAGTAGGCCCTCAAGTAGGCCCTCAAGTAGGCCCTCAAGTAGGATGGGTGCGACTTACCGCTCAAAATGTACCCGACGCCATGACGGCCGTCATGCCGGAGTTACAAGCTGGCACCTACGTGCTCTTGAACACCGCGGGTTTCGGTTTCTCTGTGCCAGATGCGGCAGAGTTAAAGCGACACGGACTGGGTGCATCCAATCAAACGCATACAGCGCTGGTGTTCTGGCGGGCGCTGGGCGAGCGGCTCACCGTGGCTTTCCCCGCATCGCAGCAGAATGATTTGCAGCATCAAGAGACCAGATCTGATGTCAAAGTAACGGCACGGTACGGCTATAGTGGCAGTTGTCAGAGCCTCGGTGATGCGCCTATTGCCTTCGAAAAATCATGGCATAGTGCGACAAGGGATTCTCAGGTCGATGGGGCGAGAATCATAGATGGCCGCGCCAAAGGTGAGCTAGTCCCCCATTGCGGTGGTTTGGCGCATCTAGAGCTGCGTGAATCTGAGGCTTTTAGTCGCTCTGATCGCCGTCTCATCGGTGAGACAAATTTGACTCTGCACCTTGTCGACGCATCCAATAAAACTGTTGCCGCATTAAATAGTGAACTTATGAACCAAAGGACACCTGACCAAGGAACCAGCGATTCGATGCTGACTATGGATCATGCTATCGATACGGCCCAGGTTGGTGATCTTGACGAATCACAACTACTAGCCGTTTTGCGCCAGCAAGGGGGGCGTGATCCTCTGACACAGGATCAGTACCTGCAGCTAAAATCTTGGCTGGCGCTGCACCCTTCGTCGATAGCGCGTCTTAGGCAGTCGATGGCTGATTATCCGCTGGATGATGCGCGCGTACGCGGGTTTGTCAAAGCGCTGGGAGCCGTGGGCTCCGACTTGGCTCAAGAAACCTTGGTGACCATGGCGCGCGAGCATGCAGCGAACACCGATTTTACCTCACGCGTGCTGACGACCTTAGGATTTGTCGCGCATCCGAGTGTGGAGGCGACGCGAGCGGTGGTAGCCTTTGCCGGAGAGCATGGCGACCAACAGCTAGTGCAGCGCGCCAAACTTGCCGCTGGGATCATGGGCAGCCATCTCCGGCAATCAGACGCGGCGATGGACCAGACGCGAGCCGCCGATCTTGAGTCTACGATGGATCAATGGCTGGCGTCTGCGGCCTCTGACAACGAGCGCTATGATGCCTTGGCGGCACTGGGCAACCTTGGGCCACAACAGCTGGCACCGATCATGAAGCACCTAAGTGACAGCTCGTCGGCAGCGGTGCGAGAGGAGGCCTATTTTGCCCTACGTGCGGCGAGAGACAGCGGCGTGGTTGAGTTCCTACGCCGCTCCTACGAGGGAGCCACCGGACCTGATGCCGCCAAGGACCAAGCGGCGGTAGTCCGTGCTCTGGCTGCACGCCCACCGGATGAGGCTTGGTTCCGCGTCGTATCTGACTTGGCTGGGAAGTCACTCGCCTCGGGTGATGCGATGGCGCTCGGGGGTGCCTTGGCTCGGGCTCAGGACAGTGGCAATCAAAGCCAAGTGACAAAGCTGCTCGAGAGTCTCTCTCAGCATGCATCCGACCCAGCCACTAGGGAGCAGCTGACAGAGTTACGTCGTGGGCTTGCTCACTAG
- a CDS encoding amino acid ABC transporter substrate-binding protein, protein MRMVSGFLSIFLLWASLAGSAMAAAAPTIDAIKKAGKFRVAIDVTYPPMETTDAKGNPDGFDIDLAKEFAQRLGVPVEFVVMSWDGIIAGLMAKRYDMICSAMNITPERLKQLDIIEYMQVSQVFVTPNDKPVVKEADLAGKVVAVQVDTTSAAYVEKAKKNGLAIAGIKGFKMATDALSALRAKQADVIVIDEPVGLYFVKQDPKHLIVSGRAIAPEPIGVALRKDAKDLSAEVTQMIANMRRDGTMKKLHLKWFGKEVGG, encoded by the coding sequence ATGCGTATGGTATCGGGATTTTTGAGTATTTTCTTGCTGTGGGCGTCGCTGGCCGGATCAGCCATGGCCGCAGCCGCCCCTACCATCGACGCCATTAAAAAGGCCGGTAAGTTTAGGGTGGCCATCGACGTCACCTATCCCCCGATGGAGACCACCGATGCCAAGGGTAATCCTGACGGCTTCGATATCGATTTGGCCAAAGAGTTTGCCCAGCGTTTGGGCGTGCCGGTTGAGTTCGTTGTGATGAGCTGGGACGGGATCATCGCCGGTCTCATGGCCAAGCGCTACGACATGATTTGCTCGGCGATGAACATCACGCCCGAGCGCCTGAAACAGCTCGACATCATCGAATATATGCAAGTGTCGCAGGTGTTCGTGACGCCTAACGACAAGCCTGTCGTCAAAGAGGCCGATCTTGCTGGTAAGGTGGTGGCTGTACAAGTCGACACGACGTCAGCGGCCTACGTCGAGAAGGCTAAAAAAAACGGTCTAGCGATTGCCGGTATCAAGGGCTTCAAGATGGCCACCGATGCCCTCTCAGCACTGCGGGCCAAGCAGGCTGACGTGATTGTGATCGATGAGCCAGTGGGATTATATTTCGTCAAGCAAGATCCCAAACATTTGATTGTTAGCGGCCGCGCCATAGCGCCAGAGCCGATTGGCGTGGCACTCCGCAAGGATGCCAAAGATCTCAGCGCTGAGGTGACCCAGATGATCGCCAATATGCGTCGCGACGGCACCATGAAGAAGCTGCACCTCAAATGGTTCGGCAAGGAAGTGGGCGGCTGA
- a CDS encoding amino acid ABC transporter permease, with the protein MTLTVELTIAAGVLGMFLGLLLAFARLSRHRFLRWPVMAYVTLFRGTPLLLQILFIYFALPPLADIRLDAMPAGILALSLNAGAYLAEIFRAGIESIDRGQMEAARALGMSHGLAMTRIILPQAVKRMIPPVVNELAALAKDTSLVSVIALSEMLYVTQRLGAKYFRPWEVYGWAALGYLLIVWSLATLAGRIERRLAVRGV; encoded by the coding sequence ATGACGCTGACGGTGGAACTCACCATCGCGGCCGGTGTACTGGGTATGTTTCTAGGCCTTCTGTTGGCTTTTGCCAGGTTGTCACGGCACCGGTTTCTCAGGTGGCCGGTGATGGCTTACGTCACGCTCTTTCGGGGCACTCCGTTACTGCTGCAAATACTATTTATCTACTTTGCGCTGCCACCTCTGGCCGACATCAGACTCGACGCCATGCCGGCGGGTATCCTGGCTCTGTCACTAAATGCCGGAGCTTATCTGGCGGAGATTTTTCGTGCAGGTATAGAGTCCATCGATCGTGGCCAGATGGAGGCTGCACGGGCGCTGGGCATGAGTCACGGCCTGGCTATGACGCGTATCATCCTGCCGCAAGCGGTTAAGCGGATGATTCCACCAGTGGTCAACGAGCTAGCGGCCTTGGCTAAGGATACGTCGCTGGTATCGGTGATAGCACTGAGCGAGATGCTATACGTCACGCAGCGACTGGGTGCTAAGTACTTTAGGCCGTGGGAAGTGTACGGCTGGGCAGCCTTAGGCTATCTGCTGATCGTATGGTCGCTGGCAACCTTAGCTGGTCGGATTGAACGCCGTTTGGCAGTGAGGGGTGTATGA
- a CDS encoding amino acid ABC transporter ATP-binding protein yields the protein MGGVLLNVKGLTKKFGDATILRGIDLTVREREVVAIIGPSGSGKSTLLRCLNALEYPTSGSISFRGQPAFGTVGERGFMPLAERELNAQRSQIGMVFQRFNLFPHLTALGNVTAAPMWVKGLSRDAAESAGRQLLNRVGLADKAEMYPAKLSGGQQQRVAIARALAMEPALILFDEATSALDPELVGEVLAVMRDLAQLGMTMVVVTHEMAFARQVAHRVVFMDGGLIVEEGEPEQFFAAPKHQRTREFLSKVPQ from the coding sequence ATGGGCGGCGTGCTATTAAATGTTAAGGGCCTGACCAAAAAATTTGGTGACGCCACCATTCTGCGCGGCATCGACCTGACCGTGCGCGAGCGCGAGGTCGTCGCGATTATTGGTCCGAGCGGCAGCGGCAAATCGACCTTGCTCCGCTGCCTGAATGCACTCGAATACCCGACCAGCGGAAGTATAAGCTTTCGGGGTCAGCCGGCATTCGGCACGGTGGGTGAGCGCGGCTTTATGCCTTTGGCTGAGCGCGAGCTGAACGCCCAACGATCACAGATCGGAATGGTTTTTCAGCGCTTTAATTTGTTTCCGCATCTGACGGCACTGGGCAATGTGACGGCGGCACCGATGTGGGTCAAAGGACTAAGTCGTGACGCTGCGGAATCAGCAGGCAGGCAGCTCTTAAATCGAGTCGGATTAGCGGATAAGGCTGAAATGTACCCGGCCAAACTATCAGGTGGGCAACAGCAACGCGTGGCGATCGCGAGGGCATTGGCTATGGAGCCTGCGCTTATACTTTTCGACGAGGCGACGTCGGCCCTTGACCCTGAGCTAGTGGGAGAGGTTCTGGCTGTGATGAGAGATCTCGCGCAGCTCGGCATGACCATGGTGGTCGTCACGCATGAGATGGCTTTTGCGCGTCAGGTAGCCCATCGGGTGGTGTTTATGGACGGTGGACTCATTGTTGAAGAGGGTGAGCCGGAGCAGTTTTTTGCCGCACCCAAGCATCAGCGTACGAGGGAATTCCTGAGTAAAGTACCGCAATGA
- a CDS encoding DUF1704 domain-containing protein, with the protein MTLTSPARDLAYFRELDAKLVAAASAIKVLSCLAWPTTAYQEFITAWGQGHPRLPNVDYPRLNLAERCFALEDVVKAAGTGHPIGDYIAATAQSYIAAARMLEHVGTPDFSLLSQSLYGTPHEFNGPTSNLSLADEFLQLSAQAADSDTSSSEPTLSPEQVAAELGQVAAEFFRPHKVSVVVDQTITAKAAAGAERIRIRGMTTFTRAEVDQLREHELYVHSATRLNGREQPYLKSLALGAPRTVTTQEGLATYAELITATMDMGRLRRIAMRIKAIAMALDGGDFIDVFRFFLESGQSERESFQSTARVFRGGDVRGRHVFTKDVVYLKGLIEVHNFLVSSFRQRQFTDLEDLFLGRMALADLKALKEFIVSGLIAPPRFVPPWARALIQRSDAHLEPDLRLLLSPKVMLGLPN; encoded by the coding sequence ATGACACTGACGTCACCAGCGCGAGATCTTGCCTATTTTCGCGAGCTAGATGCTAAGCTCGTCGCTGCTGCATCGGCGATCAAGGTCCTCAGCTGTCTGGCCTGGCCGACCACGGCCTACCAGGAATTTATTACGGCCTGGGGGCAGGGACATCCACGGCTGCCAAATGTCGACTACCCGCGCCTAAACTTAGCGGAGCGCTGTTTTGCCCTCGAGGACGTTGTCAAGGCAGCAGGGACCGGACACCCTATTGGCGACTATATTGCGGCGACGGCACAAAGTTACATCGCTGCCGCCCGGATGCTCGAGCACGTCGGTACCCCCGATTTTAGTCTCCTATCCCAGTCACTTTACGGGACGCCGCACGAGTTCAATGGTCCGACGTCTAACCTCAGCCTTGCCGATGAGTTTCTACAACTCAGTGCCCAGGCTGCCGATAGCGATACCTCGAGCTCAGAGCCTACACTGTCGCCGGAGCAAGTGGCTGCAGAGCTGGGACAAGTTGCCGCGGAGTTTTTTCGTCCTCACAAAGTTTCTGTCGTAGTTGATCAGACCATTACAGCCAAAGCAGCCGCAGGTGCCGAACGAATTCGCATTCGCGGGATGACCACATTCACTCGTGCGGAAGTCGATCAGCTGCGTGAGCACGAACTCTATGTGCACTCGGCAACCCGTCTTAATGGTCGTGAGCAGCCATATCTTAAGAGTTTAGCCCTCGGTGCTCCACGCACAGTCACGACACAAGAGGGGCTTGCTACCTATGCCGAGCTAATCACGGCCACGATGGACATGGGGCGCCTGCGTCGCATCGCCATGCGCATTAAGGCAATCGCCATGGCCCTAGATGGTGGCGATTTTATCGATGTGTTTCGCTTTTTTCTCGAGTCTGGGCAGTCCGAACGCGAGAGCTTCCAGTCGACGGCACGGGTCTTTCGAGGTGGTGATGTACGGGGGCGCCACGTCTTTACCAAGGATGTTGTTTATTTGAAGGGACTTATTGAGGTCCATAACTTTCTAGTTTCATCGTTCCGTCAACGTCAGTTTACCGACCTGGAAGATCTATTTCTTGGGCGGATGGCGCTCGCAGATCTGAAAGCGCTGAAAGAATTCATCGTCTCTGGTCTCATCGCTCCGCCCCGCTTCGTGCCACCATGGGCGCGGGCTCTGATCCAAAGGTCCGATGCTCACTTGGAGCCAGATTTGAGGCTGCTATTGAGCCCCAAAGTCATGCTGGGCTTGCCAAACTAA
- the trxC gene encoding thioredoxin TrxC produces MSKSYTICGYCNKINRFDTERASTAVCAHCKKPLAIQGPTVDVDDGKLGEFIARSPVPVIVDFWAPWCGPCLAFAPTFAQVATTNAGHAVFLKLNTENHPAPSARLGVRGIPTVMIFSNGQEVARRSGAMDARSFAGWIGGFTKKV; encoded by the coding sequence ATGAGTAAGTCTTATACGATTTGTGGATATTGCAACAAAATTAATCGCTTCGATACTGAGCGTGCTAGTACGGCAGTATGTGCGCATTGTAAAAAACCTTTGGCAATACAAGGACCAACTGTCGATGTAGATGACGGCAAGTTGGGTGAGTTCATTGCGAGGAGTCCGGTGCCAGTGATCGTCGATTTTTGGGCGCCTTGGTGTGGACCTTGCCTTGCGTTTGCGCCCACTTTTGCCCAAGTGGCTACCACCAACGCCGGACATGCGGTTTTTTTAAAACTAAATACTGAGAATCATCCAGCTCCTTCAGCGCGACTTGGTGTACGCGGAATCCCGACGGTGATGATATTTAGCAACGGCCAAGAAGTTGCGCGAAGGTCGGGGGCTATGGATGCGCGGAGTTTTGCCGGATGGATAGGTGGGTTTACGAAAAAAGTTTAG
- a CDS encoding CoA-binding protein, which produces MQKTKTSARIVILGFSNNPERYSFKAGQRLLAAGFSDILGVNPAKPGVAGIKTVAALADIPVPIDTITVYVGPKIMDGMIDQVLAAKPKRIILNPGAENPSLAAKAKAAGIQVEEACTLVLLASEQF; this is translated from the coding sequence ATGCAAAAGACTAAGACTTCAGCTCGTATCGTTATCCTCGGTTTTTCCAATAATCCTGAACGCTACAGTTTTAAGGCAGGACAGCGACTATTAGCCGCGGGGTTTAGTGATATTCTAGGCGTCAATCCTGCTAAACCTGGGGTCGCGGGTATCAAGACAGTAGCTGCTTTAGCTGACATACCAGTTCCGATCGATACCATTACGGTTTATGTCGGTCCTAAAATCATGGATGGCATGATCGACCAGGTTTTAGCCGCTAAGCCAAAACGGATTATTTTGAATCCTGGTGCTGAAAATCCCTCATTGGCAGCAAAAGCAAAGGCTGCGGGTATCCAAGTTGAGGAAGCTTGCACCTTGGTACTACTAGCTAGTGAGCAATTTTGA
- a CDS encoding rRNA methyltransferase yields MNESPIRARGASSNPNEMRVYGVNACTALWQARAASIIRVYVTKDMMAPFSPLLKWCAKHKKAYHVVDDDALAKVAQSVHHEGVLILAQAQQPISDNECLDILGARRGPTVVLYLDGVQNPHNVGAIVRLAAHFDVPMILGADGELPRLTPAAARIAEGGMEHVQLGILKKPKAVITELKALGFKLIGTSSHVKDSIYTSPLPDRCILVIGGEVEGASGRLLAFCDEVRAIPGTGHVESLNVAAATGIFLAEFWRGHREAGGTAKL; encoded by the coding sequence ATGAATGAGAGCCCCATCCGCGCCCGAGGCGCTAGTAGTAACCCAAACGAGATGCGCGTCTATGGCGTCAATGCCTGCACTGCCCTTTGGCAGGCGCGTGCGGCATCGATCATCCGCGTCTATGTGACCAAGGATATGATGGCTCCGTTTAGCCCACTACTAAAGTGGTGCGCTAAACACAAGAAGGCTTACCACGTCGTCGATGACGATGCGCTCGCAAAGGTTGCCCAGTCGGTGCATCACGAGGGCGTCCTCATCTTAGCGCAGGCCCAGCAGCCAATCAGCGACAACGAATGCCTCGACATCCTTGGCGCGCGTCGCGGTCCGACCGTCGTTCTGTATCTCGACGGCGTTCAGAATCCTCACAACGTCGGTGCCATAGTGCGTCTAGCGGCACATTTCGATGTCCCTATGATCCTCGGGGCCGACGGTGAGCTACCGCGGCTGACTCCAGCCGCCGCACGCATTGCCGAAGGCGGGATGGAGCATGTCCAGCTTGGGATTTTAAAAAAACCTAAAGCCGTCATCACTGAGCTCAAAGCTCTCGGCTTCAAACTCATTGGCACCTCGAGTCACGTCAAGGACTCGATCTACACTTCCCCCCTACCAGATCGCTGCATTCTAGTGATCGGCGGCGAAGTCGAGGGTGCCTCGGGACGACTCCTGGCCTTCTGCGACGAAGTGCGTGCCATCCCTGGAACAGGTCATGTCGAAAGTCTCAATGTCGCAGCAGCGACCGGCATCTTTCTCGCTGAATTTTGGCGCGGTCATCGCGAGGCTGGAGGCACAGCTAAGCTGTGA
- a CDS encoding peptidylprolyl isomerase: MIKQGTVVSMTYRLTNAEGEEIDRADKDEPFTYLHGAGQIVPGLEKALSGALVGSRKQVVVSPEEGYGEVVDALRTEAKRNQFPPDAELEVGMRFAADDGQGNPIIFTVIGLEGDLVVLDGNHPLAGETLHFDVEIVGIREATKEELEHGHAHGPDGHHHH, from the coding sequence ATGATTAAGCAAGGCACCGTGGTCAGCATGACCTACCGACTCACCAACGCTGAGGGGGAGGAAATAGATCGCGCTGACAAGGACGAGCCGTTTACCTACTTACACGGTGCAGGTCAGATCGTGCCTGGCCTCGAGAAGGCGCTTAGCGGGGCCCTGGTTGGTTCGCGTAAACAGGTCGTTGTTAGTCCCGAAGAAGGCTACGGCGAAGTCGTGGATGCTCTCCGTACTGAGGCCAAGCGCAACCAGTTTCCGCCCGATGCTGAGCTCGAGGTTGGTATGCGTTTCGCAGCTGATGACGGGCAAGGTAATCCAATCATCTTCACTGTTATCGGCCTGGAAGGCGACCTCGTTGTCCTAGATGGTAACCACCCACTCGCTGGTGAGACGCTGCACTTTGATGTGGAGATCGTTGGTATTCGCGAGGCGACCAAAGAAGAGCTCGAGCACGGCCACGCTCACGGCCCCGATGGTCATCACCATCACTGA
- a CDS encoding leucine-rich repeat domain-containing protein: MKANLRSVVSFVLGVMLASCHIKAAHPVGEVVNPQSSNMLPTDFCRDFQLNPNSDLAHTIRVLNKSLSKDECEPMLQSLMTTRHLDLANRNIADITPLQFATSLASLDLSQNLITDLRPIAGLSSLKRLYVASNKLTALPSPNKWTEMLDLNVSSNYIGDISALISMVSLQSFDVSRNRIRSAQPLHHARSLKVLYAEGNGIEDITPIASIVGLQQLHIAKNAVFDIRPLADLAALNHTNYLDLRENPINRSGCPIHGESLAVTSFCQSIFFDRN; this comes from the coding sequence TTGAAGGCGAACTTAAGGTCAGTCGTATCCTTCGTTCTTGGTGTTATGCTGGCATCGTGTCACATCAAAGCAGCACACCCGGTGGGCGAGGTCGTAAACCCGCAGTCGAGCAACATGCTACCGACCGATTTTTGCCGCGATTTTCAGCTAAATCCTAATTCTGATTTGGCTCACACCATCCGCGTACTAAACAAATCTTTATCTAAAGACGAATGTGAGCCGATGTTGCAATCCTTAATGACGACGCGACACCTCGATCTCGCGAACCGCAATATCGCCGACATCACACCACTGCAATTTGCGACATCTCTGGCATCCCTTGATTTAAGTCAGAATCTCATAACAGATCTGAGGCCAATCGCGGGTCTAAGTTCACTCAAGAGGCTCTACGTAGCGAGCAACAAATTGACTGCGCTCCCCTCGCCCAACAAATGGACCGAAATGCTCGACCTCAACGTATCGTCAAATTATATTGGCGATATTTCAGCCTTGATTTCCATGGTGTCCCTACAGTCCTTCGATGTCAGTCGGAACAGAATCAGGTCCGCACAACCACTGCACCATGCTAGGTCCCTAAAAGTTCTCTACGCTGAGGGAAACGGCATCGAGGACATAACGCCCATCGCATCCATTGTCGGTCTCCAACAACTACATATCGCCAAAAATGCCGTATTTGACATCCGCCCTCTCGCCGACCTTGCCGCATTGAATCACACTAACTATTTAGATTTACGCGAGAACCCAATAAACCGTAGCGGCTGTCCTATACACGGCGAGAGTCTTGCTGTTACGAGCTTCTGTCAGAGCATATTTTTTGATCGCAATTGA
- a CDS encoding MFS transporter, whose protein sequence is MTSKTTNISTSSKKNMVLSCADGSAYSMMVGCGETYIAAFALAVGLGQVTAGLVGTVPLLIGGLLQLMGPRGAVWCGSYRRWVVGCALLQGLAFLPLAYGAWHANISVYTLFATCAVYWGFGMAAGPAWNSWIDRLIPKDALRPFFTVRARLTQLAAFLAFLGAGYVLVAFQTKGETLTGFATLFVTATGWRLLSCLCLGLQSDTPLRTNAGPKPNFIIIARRLYTAQSSRFLVFLLASQVGVHIGGAFFASYMLAEAGFPYYQYVALVGMCYLAKIVTLPILSTQIHRFGSYRSLVVAALGISPLPLTWLLAPQFPVLLVIQFFAGVAWAAFELASTLLIFERIAGEERLSMLTVFNLLNAAAVVTGSLIGGAGIKLLPTAYAYPIIFAVSTVARFAAGALLWRPRRMHLAVQSTDATAAEKPAARAA, encoded by the coding sequence TTGACCAGCAAAACCACCAACATCAGCACGTCCAGCAAGAAGAACATGGTGCTCAGCTGCGCCGATGGCAGCGCCTATAGCATGATGGTGGGCTGCGGTGAGACCTATATCGCTGCCTTTGCTTTGGCGGTTGGTCTCGGTCAGGTGACTGCTGGCCTGGTTGGTACTGTGCCCCTACTGATCGGCGGCCTACTCCAGCTTATGGGGCCAAGGGGGGCCGTATGGTGCGGCTCCTATCGCCGCTGGGTGGTTGGATGCGCCTTACTGCAAGGTCTGGCCTTTCTGCCCCTAGCCTACGGGGCATGGCACGCCAACATCAGTGTTTACACGCTGTTTGCTACCTGCGCCGTCTACTGGGGCTTCGGCATGGCTGCGGGCCCGGCCTGGAATAGTTGGATTGACCGTTTAATACCCAAAGATGCTCTGAGACCATTCTTTACCGTACGCGCGCGGCTGACGCAGCTGGCAGCGTTCCTGGCTTTCCTCGGTGCAGGATATGTGCTGGTTGCTTTTCAAACTAAGGGTGAGACGCTGACAGGTTTTGCGACTCTATTCGTCACCGCAACCGGGTGGCGCCTTCTGTCTTGCCTCTGTCTTGGGCTGCAAAGTGATACGCCACTGCGCACCAACGCTGGACCTAAACCAAATTTCATCATCATTGCGCGACGCCTTTACACGGCCCAATCAAGTCGCTTCCTGGTGTTTCTACTGGCATCACAAGTCGGTGTCCATATCGGCGGCGCCTTTTTTGCCTCCTATATGCTGGCCGAAGCGGGCTTTCCCTACTACCAGTACGTGGCCTTGGTCGGGATGTGCTACCTCGCCAAAATCGTTACGCTACCCATACTTTCGACGCAGATTCATCGCTTCGGCTCCTACCGCAGTTTAGTTGTTGCTGCCTTGGGTATCTCTCCCCTACCACTCACTTGGTTGCTGGCCCCGCAGTTTCCCGTGCTCCTTGTTATTCAGTTTTTCGCCGGAGTCGCATGGGCAGCTTTCGAGTTAGCATCGACCCTGCTGATTTTTGAGCGGATAGCTGGCGAGGAGCGCCTATCGATGCTGACCGTCTTCAATTTGCTGAACGCCGCCGCCGTTGTCACCGGCTCCCTTATCGGTGGCGCCGGCATCAAACTACTACCGACGGCCTATGCTTACCCAATAATATTCGCCGTATCCACCGTCGCTAGATTTGCTGCCGGTGCGCTTCTATGGCGACCGCGCCGTATGCACCTAGCCGTGCAATCTACCGATGCCACCGCGGCGGAAAAGCCCGCGGCGCGCGCTGCTTGA